Proteins encoded by one window of Acuticoccus sp. MNP-M23:
- a CDS encoding acetyl-CoA acetyltransferase — translation MTAAMVGWAHTPFGKLGDETVESLITRVTTDALADAGIGADEVDEIVLGHFNGGFSPQEFTASLVLQADDRLRFKPATRVENACATGSGAIHQGIKSIRAGTARFVLVVGVEQMTKTPGPQIGENLLKASYLPEDGDIPAGFAGVFGKIAGMYFQRHGDQSDALAKIAAKNHRNGVKNPFAQMRKDLGYDFCRAESEKNPYVAGPLKRTDCSLVSDGAAAVVLTDLGTAMRMNKAVAFRGAAHVQDFLPMSKRDIIRFEGCAEAWKRALSSAGVSLSDLSFVETHDCFTIAELIEYEAMGLTAEGEGARAVLEGWTEPDGKLPVNVSGGLKAKGHPIGATGVSMHVVSAMQLAGEAGDMQLAGPKLAGIFNMGGAAVANYVSILQPLR, via the coding sequence ATGACGGCAGCAATGGTGGGCTGGGCGCACACGCCCTTCGGCAAGCTCGGCGACGAGACGGTGGAGAGCCTGATCACTCGCGTCACCACCGATGCGCTGGCCGATGCCGGCATCGGGGCCGACGAGGTGGACGAAATCGTCCTCGGCCACTTCAACGGTGGGTTCTCCCCGCAGGAATTTACCGCCTCGCTGGTGCTCCAGGCCGACGACCGGTTGCGCTTCAAGCCGGCAACGCGGGTGGAAAATGCCTGCGCCACGGGGTCGGGCGCGATCCATCAGGGCATCAAGTCGATCCGGGCCGGCACCGCGCGCTTCGTGCTGGTGGTGGGCGTCGAGCAGATGACGAAGACGCCGGGGCCGCAGATTGGCGAGAACCTTCTCAAGGCGTCCTACCTGCCGGAAGATGGCGACATTCCGGCAGGCTTTGCCGGCGTTTTCGGCAAGATTGCGGGCATGTATTTTCAGCGCCATGGCGACCAGTCCGACGCGCTGGCGAAAATCGCCGCCAAGAACCACAGGAACGGCGTGAAGAACCCCTTTGCGCAGATGCGCAAGGATCTTGGCTACGATTTCTGCCGTGCCGAGAGCGAGAAGAACCCCTATGTCGCCGGCCCGCTGAAACGAACCGACTGTTCGCTGGTGTCCGATGGCGCTGCCGCAGTGGTCCTCACCGATCTTGGCACCGCCATGCGCATGAACAAGGCGGTCGCGTTCCGCGGCGCGGCCCATGTGCAGGATTTCCTGCCCATGTCCAAGCGCGACATCATCCGCTTCGAAGGTTGTGCGGAGGCGTGGAAACGCGCGCTGTCCAGCGCCGGCGTTTCGCTGTCCGACCTTTCGTTCGTGGAGACCCACGACTGCTTCACCATCGCCGAGCTGATCGAGTACGAGGCGATGGGGCTGACCGCAGAGGGCGAGGGCGCGCGCGCCGTGCTGGAAGGCTGGACGGAGCCGGACGGAAAGCTGCCCGTCAACGTTTCCGGCGGGCTGAAGGCCAAGGGACACCCCATTGGCGCCACAGGTGTTTCGATGCATGTGGTCAGCGCCATGCAGCTTGCCGGGGAGGCGGGCGACATGCAGCTTGCGGGGCCGAAACTTGCTGGCATCTTCAACATGGGCGGCGCTGCCGTTGCCAACTACGTGTCGATCCTCCAGCCCCTGCGATGA
- a CDS encoding DUF1800 domain-containing protein, translating into MMMRPRALTALTRFGLGPRPGEMKAIGDDPAGYLRDQLQDPGVAIVTDPILYDRTSLRKRYMVVRTAYREARKALRDGATEAEIAAEEAARMGNRALVKSVVDPEVEARFNHAVATNAAFVERLVMFWSNHFAIEAKSGFPVRLTVGNFEREAIRPHVLGYFEDMVAAATTHPAMLYYLDNARSVGPNSQRGRRRGVASANENLARELMELHTLGAGGGYTQEDVVELAKAMTGWLGGFHPSGNGLIYEERVHEPGYRTVLGKTYGAGGQTQLEEIIPDLALHPSTARHIATKFARHFVADGAPDALIEKLRTTFLDTGGDLRAMTLALIDSDVAWDSAPKKTVPPYDFMIAAARATGSTLPGPFIRRSARDLAQQVWMPPSPAGWPSDDNAFLGGDAMLERVDFARQIARRFSTAGRADELAIKLFGDALDPFVEEAVDRAEDQSQGLVLLLMSPPFHRR; encoded by the coding sequence ATGATGATGCGACCGCGCGCCCTCACGGCGTTGACCCGCTTCGGTCTCGGCCCCCGGCCGGGCGAGATGAAAGCGATCGGTGACGATCCCGCCGGATATCTGCGCGATCAGTTGCAGGACCCGGGCGTTGCGATCGTGACCGATCCGATCCTGTACGACCGGACCTCCCTTCGTAAACGCTACATGGTCGTGCGCACCGCCTATCGTGAGGCGCGCAAGGCCTTGAGGGACGGCGCGACCGAGGCGGAGATCGCGGCCGAGGAAGCGGCCAGAATGGGCAACCGCGCACTCGTCAAGAGCGTGGTGGACCCCGAAGTGGAAGCCCGGTTCAACCACGCGGTGGCCACCAACGCTGCCTTTGTCGAGCGGCTGGTGATGTTCTGGTCCAACCACTTTGCCATTGAGGCGAAGAGCGGTTTCCCGGTGCGTCTCACCGTCGGCAATTTCGAGCGTGAGGCGATCCGCCCGCACGTTCTGGGCTACTTCGAAGATATGGTGGCTGCGGCCACAACCCACCCGGCCATGCTCTACTACCTCGACAATGCGCGCTCGGTTGGCCCCAACAGCCAGCGCGGCCGGCGGCGCGGGGTGGCGTCCGCCAACGAAAACCTGGCGCGTGAGCTGATGGAACTGCACACGCTGGGCGCAGGCGGCGGCTACACCCAGGAAGACGTCGTCGAGCTGGCCAAGGCGATGACCGGCTGGCTTGGCGGCTTCCATCCCTCCGGCAACGGCCTCATCTATGAAGAGCGCGTGCATGAGCCCGGCTACCGCACCGTTCTGGGCAAGACCTACGGTGCGGGCGGCCAGACGCAGCTGGAAGAGATCATCCCCGACCTTGCATTGCATCCGTCCACCGCAAGGCACATTGCCACCAAGTTTGCCCGTCACTTCGTCGCCGACGGGGCACCGGACGCGCTGATCGAAAAGCTTCGCACCACGTTCCTCGACACCGGCGGCGACCTGCGTGCCATGACGCTGGCGCTGATCGACAGCGACGTCGCCTGGGATAGCGCGCCGAAGAAGACCGTGCCGCCCTACGACTTCATGATTGCCGCGGCACGGGCCACGGGGTCGACGTTGCCGGGGCCGTTCATCCGTCGCAGCGCGCGCGATCTGGCACAGCAGGTGTGGATGCCGCCGTCACCAGCCGGATGGCCCAGCGACGACAACGCCTTTCTGGGCGGCGACGCGATGCTGGAGCGGGTGGACTTTGCACGGCAGATAGCGCGCCGGTTCTCCACCGCCGGGCGTGCGGACGAACTGGCGATCAAATTGTTCGGCGATGCGCTGGATCCATTTGTCGAAGAAGCAGTCGACCGGGCAGAGGATCAGAGTCAGGGGCTCGTGCTCCTTCTCATGAGCCCCCCATTTCACCGGAGGTGA
- a CDS encoding DUF1501 domain-containing protein produces the protein MFDHPSRRAFLGGVAAFSAWASIPRLAMAAGGRDPRFITIVLRGAMDGLGCVAPVGDPAYDEVRDDDAMPFTGDKSGLLLNNFFMLNRNLPTVADLYTRGEALFVHAVHTPYRDRSHFEGQDILENGTTSQSHHKDGWLGRALAQMPVDSGVRRGGGFAAASGTPLLLRGASNIVTWLPAGMPTASDDTRLRLMNLYEHTDPVLAEAMAEGLALEKLAGSEMEITAQIDAGMESMGMESRGAARQELAAATAAARAMAADDGARVGFLDLSGFDTHRSQTLIDGRLGRSLTRLDNVILALKRGLGPVWKDTVIAVVTEFGRTVRFNGSNGTDHGSGTVAMLLGGAVAGGKVVADWPGLREQDLFEGRDLMPTTDLRAVMKGVLRDHLGLDQAVLGSAVFPETAHLRPIDNLIA, from the coding sequence ATGTTCGATCATCCTTCCCGCCGCGCATTTCTCGGCGGCGTTGCGGCGTTCTCGGCATGGGCTTCGATCCCGCGCCTTGCCATGGCCGCCGGCGGCCGCGATCCGCGGTTCATCACCATTGTCCTGCGCGGGGCAATGGACGGGCTCGGTTGTGTCGCCCCGGTGGGCGATCCGGCCTACGATGAAGTGCGCGACGATGACGCGATGCCGTTCACCGGCGACAAGTCCGGCCTGCTCCTGAACAACTTCTTCATGCTCAACCGGAATCTGCCCACGGTGGCAGACCTTTACACCAGAGGCGAGGCGCTTTTCGTCCACGCCGTCCACACGCCCTACCGCGATCGGTCCCACTTCGAGGGGCAGGACATTCTGGAGAACGGCACCACGTCGCAGAGCCATCACAAAGACGGCTGGCTCGGTCGTGCTCTGGCGCAGATGCCGGTGGATTCCGGAGTGCGGCGGGGTGGCGGTTTTGCGGCGGCTTCCGGCACGCCGCTTCTCCTGCGAGGTGCGTCCAACATCGTCACCTGGCTGCCGGCGGGAATGCCCACCGCCTCCGACGACACGCGCCTGCGCCTGATGAACCTTTACGAGCACACCGATCCGGTGCTGGCGGAGGCGATGGCCGAGGGGCTGGCGCTGGAGAAGCTGGCCGGCTCTGAAATGGAAATTACGGCGCAGATTGATGCCGGAATGGAGTCCATGGGCATGGAAAGCCGCGGTGCGGCACGCCAGGAGCTTGCGGCCGCCACGGCGGCGGCCCGTGCCATGGCGGCAGACGATGGCGCCCGCGTCGGCTTTCTGGATCTCAGCGGTTTTGACACGCACCGCTCCCAAACGCTGATCGATGGCCGCCTCGGCCGTAGCCTAACCCGGCTCGACAACGTGATTCTCGCACTGAAGCGGGGCCTTGGTCCGGTCTGGAAAGACACGGTGATTGCCGTCGTCACCGAGTTCGGCCGCACGGTGCGCTTCAACGGCTCCAACGGGACGGACCACGGCAGCGGCACGGTTGCGATGCTTCTGGGCGGTGCGGTGGCCGGCGGCAAGGTGGTGGCAGACTGGCCGGGCCTGCGCGAGCAGGACCTGTTCGAGGGGCGTGACCTGATGCCCACCACCGACTTGCGGGCCGTGATGAAAGGCGTCCTGCGCGACCATCTGGGCCTCGATCAGGCGGTGCTGGGGAGCGCGGTGTTCCCCGAGACGGCGCACCTTCGCCCGATCGACAATCTGATCGCCTGA
- a CDS encoding TolC family outer membrane protein yields MRRSLILLLPFVAAACSPSAQQPLSQAQLMAMSSNNGVDLRSADAAMFLQSPSTGYMETAPSEGMPVASGPASAARRGSLFGGTGAGRRLSAQEVAQSRMRRQQMASRSRDLPEITVRPPRDDIAPGGTKSLRQAFEAAYEDNPSINRARSNLRAADEGIAVARSGNRPTVTANVDAGVQSVRNVNVATADFDSANVTDRSTPTSLSLQLSQPLFQGFRTRNATREAEATVMAERQRLRATEQEILLRVAIAFTDVRRAREGVRLREQEVSFLDEQVSAARSRLEFGEGTRTDIDQAEARLAETLALLSEERSSAASAAARFRELTGLAPEQLKDDVSVTSLLPKNLGSALSRAQDNNPAIHLAIHESDAANYGVKQLEGQALPRLSVDGQVRTDIDVDSADRNESAQVRLVLQVPIYQGGRVSAQVRQAKETAGSARIAVDLARDETRTDLVTAWATYTTSRDTITAAKSSVRAASRAVNGVLEELRVGQRTTLDVLNAQRDLIRAQLTMVEAIRQRDAAGFAILSATGDLSIGMFGLNVLPYDPRQHYAAVKDKWSGMRTPDGR; encoded by the coding sequence ATGCGTCGCAGTCTGATTCTCCTTCTTCCCTTCGTTGCCGCGGCGTGTTCGCCCAGCGCGCAACAGCCGCTGTCTCAAGCGCAGCTGATGGCGATGTCGTCCAACAACGGCGTCGATCTGCGCAGCGCGGACGCGGCCATGTTCCTCCAGAGCCCCAGCACCGGCTACATGGAAACTGCGCCTTCGGAGGGGATGCCGGTGGCCAGCGGGCCGGCCTCTGCAGCGCGGCGCGGATCGCTGTTCGGCGGCACGGGAGCCGGGCGCAGACTGTCCGCGCAGGAGGTTGCGCAGTCGCGCATGAGGCGGCAGCAGATGGCAAGCCGCAGCCGGGACCTTCCCGAGATCACGGTGCGGCCCCCGCGCGACGACATAGCGCCGGGCGGCACGAAATCGCTCCGGCAGGCCTTCGAGGCTGCTTACGAAGACAACCCGTCCATCAACCGAGCCCGCTCCAACCTGCGTGCCGCCGATGAAGGCATCGCGGTGGCCCGCTCCGGCAACCGCCCGACGGTGACCGCCAACGTGGATGCCGGCGTCCAGTCGGTGCGCAACGTCAACGTGGCGACGGCCGATTTCGATTCGGCCAACGTCACCGACCGCAGCACGCCGACGAGCCTGTCGCTTCAGCTCTCCCAGCCCCTGTTCCAGGGGTTCCGGACGCGCAACGCCACACGCGAGGCCGAGGCCACGGTGATGGCCGAACGCCAGAGGCTGCGCGCGACCGAGCAGGAGATCCTTCTGCGCGTCGCCATCGCCTTCACCGATGTGCGCCGCGCGCGCGAAGGTGTCCGGCTGCGCGAGCAGGAGGTCAGCTTTCTGGATGAGCAGGTGTCCGCCGCCCGCTCCCGGCTGGAGTTTGGCGAAGGCACCCGCACCGACATCGACCAGGCCGAGGCGCGCCTTGCCGAGACGCTGGCGCTCCTGTCCGAAGAACGCAGCAGTGCAGCGTCCGCGGCTGCAAGGTTCCGCGAACTCACCGGTCTCGCCCCCGAACAGCTGAAGGACGACGTCAGCGTCACCAGCCTTTTGCCCAAAAATCTCGGCAGCGCCCTCAGCCGCGCGCAGGACAACAACCCCGCCATCCACCTCGCCATTCACGAGTCGGACGCAGCCAACTACGGCGTGAAGCAGCTTGAGGGGCAGGCCCTTCCCCGCCTCAGCGTCGACGGTCAGGTCCGCACCGACATCGACGTGGATTCGGCCGACCGCAACGAAAGCGCCCAGGTCCGGCTTGTGCTTCAGGTGCCGATCTATCAGGGCGGCCGCGTGTCGGCCCAGGTGCGCCAGGCCAAGGAGACGGCCGGCAGTGCGCGCATTGCGGTGGATCTGGCACGGGACGAGACCCGCACCGACCTTGTCACCGCCTGGGCGACCTACACCACATCGCGCGATACGATCACGGCGGCGAAAAGCTCGGTCCGCGCCGCCTCACGCGCCGTCAACGGCGTTCTGGAAGAATTGCGGGTCGGCCAGCGCACCACGCTGGACGTTCTCAACGCCCAGCGCGACCTGATCCGCGCGCAGCTGACCATGGTGGAGGCAATCCGCCAGCGCGACGCCGCGGGCTTTGCGATCCTGAGCGCCACCGGCGACCTCAGCATCGGGATGTTCGGCCTCAACGTCCTGCCCTACGACCCGCGCCAGCACTACGCCGCGGTGAAGGACAAATGGAGCGGCATGCGCACGCCCGACGGGCGCTGA
- a CDS encoding c-type cytochrome, whose translation MAGKRLCAGGRPRAALLLLLAGLGATPAAAQDLFHERQAQCIACHGTEGVSQNAEVPSLGGIDDYYALLQLVAFRAGNRENAVMQAVMDGMSDNDLRAASAWVASLPDPPPPDKPGAPDRMAAARTVSEANRCNGCHGADYRGGHQMPPLRNQREDYLTKALLDYKHERRIGDRAAMVEVVQDLTADDLAELAYFLAHLPAP comes from the coding sequence ATGGCGGGTAAGCGCCTTTGCGCCGGAGGGCGGCCGCGCGCTGCCCTCCTTCTTCTCCTCGCCGGTCTCGGTGCAACGCCTGCCGCGGCGCAGGATCTTTTCCACGAGCGTCAGGCCCAGTGCATCGCATGCCATGGCACCGAGGGCGTTTCGCAAAATGCCGAAGTGCCATCTCTCGGCGGCATCGACGATTATTATGCGCTGTTGCAGCTGGTCGCGTTCCGCGCCGGCAACCGAGAGAACGCGGTGATGCAGGCGGTGATGGACGGCATGTCCGACAACGACCTGCGCGCCGCATCGGCGTGGGTGGCAAGCCTGCCCGATCCGCCCCCGCCGGACAAACCCGGCGCCCCGGACCGGATGGCCGCCGCCCGCACCGTGTCGGAGGCCAACCGCTGCAACGGCTGCCACGGCGCCGACTATCGCGGCGGCCACCAGATGCCCCCCTTGCGCAACCAACGGGAGGACTACCTCACCAAGGCCCTGCTCGACTACAAGCACGAGCGGCGAATCGGCGATCGTGCCGCAATGGTCGAGGTGGTGCAGGACCTGACGGCGGACGATCTCGCCGAACTGGCCTACTTCCTGGCGCATCTGCCCGCCCCGTAG
- a CDS encoding PQQ-dependent sugar dehydrogenase, translated as MMKLLYAALLGAPLAALSAHSALAQADPKGPDAPAQVRPADGPLAGRPETAGAQRLAPATPPPLTTAAADLPLGKIQVPDGFKVEVFASGINNARTLRVSDAGTVFVGNWQGNNVWAIPKGGEPRMIYQGLDWPNGLALHGGDLYIAEHHRIAKAADIENNLDNPPELEEIYADLGEPRPHGWRFLAVSPDEKLYVSNSAPCNICALEEGFGEVRAMNLDGSDAKAVLRGMRNTVGFDFHPATGDLYFTDNQRDWLSEDLPEDELNRMSDIGSQHFGFPFCHNGTFTDPEFGWGYSCDDFTDPVALLGPHTAPLGMRFYNGDMFPDDYKGQIFIARHGPWNRSEKIGGDVVVAHLDDNGDVTEIQPFLTGLIENNEYIGRPVDVEVMPDGSLLVSDDWNGAVYRVSYGG; from the coding sequence ATGATGAAACTGCTTTATGCGGCGCTGCTTGGTGCACCGCTGGCGGCCTTGTCCGCCCATTCGGCCCTTGCACAGGCCGATCCCAAGGGGCCCGACGCGCCGGCGCAGGTGCGCCCGGCCGATGGCCCCCTCGCCGGCCGGCCCGAAACCGCCGGCGCCCAGCGCCTTGCCCCGGCCACCCCGCCGCCGCTCACCACCGCCGCGGCGGATCTGCCCCTCGGCAAGATCCAGGTGCCCGACGGCTTCAAGGTCGAAGTGTTCGCCAGTGGCATCAACAATGCGCGCACCTTGCGCGTGTCGGACGCAGGCACAGTGTTTGTCGGCAACTGGCAGGGCAACAACGTCTGGGCCATCCCGAAAGGCGGCGAGCCCAGGATGATCTATCAGGGGCTCGACTGGCCCAATGGCCTCGCCCTTCATGGCGGCGACCTCTACATTGCCGAGCACCACCGGATCGCCAAGGCTGCCGATATCGAGAACAATCTCGACAATCCGCCCGAGCTTGAGGAGATCTACGCCGATCTCGGCGAGCCGCGCCCGCACGGCTGGCGCTTTCTGGCGGTGAGCCCGGACGAGAAGCTGTACGTCTCCAACTCTGCCCCCTGCAACATCTGCGCCCTCGAAGAAGGCTTCGGCGAAGTCCGCGCCATGAACCTCGACGGGTCGGATGCCAAGGCTGTCCTGCGCGGAATGCGCAACACGGTCGGCTTCGACTTTCACCCCGCCACCGGCGACCTCTACTTCACCGACAATCAGCGTGACTGGCTGAGCGAAGACTTGCCGGAGGACGAACTCAACCGGATGAGCGACATCGGCAGCCAGCACTTCGGCTTTCCGTTCTGCCACAACGGGACGTTCACCGACCCGGAGTTCGGCTGGGGCTACTCATGCGATGATTTTACCGACCCCGTCGCCCTCCTCGGGCCGCACACTGCCCCGCTCGGCATGCGCTTTTACAACGGCGACATGTTTCCGGATGACTACAAGGGCCAGATCTTCATCGCGCGCCACGGCCCGTGGAACCGCTCCGAGAAGATTGGCGGCGACGTTGTGGTCGCCCACCTCGACGACAATGGCGACGTGACCGAGATCCAGCCGTTCCTGACCGGCCTCATCGAGAACAACGAATATATCGGCCGCCCGGTCGACGTGGAGGTGATGCCGGACGGCTCGCTTCTGGTGTCGGACGACTGGAACGGCGCCGTGTACCGGGTTTCTTATGGCGGGTAA
- the dctP gene encoding TRAP transporter substrate-binding protein DctP: MKRSILAVVTAAIAFSGAAKAEDVITATHVFPAGLIYTKSFLEYVDKVNEAGEGVVRIDVRGGPEAIGMFEQPAAVRDGIVDMVYTPGSFYGGTVAEKDALVASNITGPEARENGGIDLLNEIHQEKMGVYYLGWMDSGIKFHLYMTEEPQLDAEGNLDISGEKLRGNPIFNAFFTDYLKGQVLNIASTELYTALQRGTISATGWTSIGLMDLSWDEYLPYRVDPGFFSTDLGVIVNLESWNALSDESKKILQDVAIEHEKSSMEKLVQLAKDEFAELDKRGQKVITLEGEAGENYVNAARETTWNRMREQMEAQGTMDNYEPLMEHFNK, translated from the coding sequence ATGAAGCGTTCGATTCTGGCCGTAGTCACCGCGGCCATCGCGTTCAGCGGCGCAGCGAAAGCTGAAGATGTCATCACGGCGACCCACGTCTTTCCGGCCGGGCTGATCTACACGAAGAGCTTTCTGGAATACGTCGACAAGGTGAACGAGGCCGGCGAGGGCGTCGTCCGGATCGACGTGCGCGGCGGGCCGGAAGCCATCGGCATGTTCGAGCAGCCGGCAGCGGTGCGCGACGGCATCGTCGACATGGTCTATACGCCCGGCTCCTTCTACGGCGGCACGGTCGCCGAAAAGGACGCGCTCGTCGCCTCCAACATCACCGGCCCCGAAGCCCGCGAGAACGGCGGCATCGACCTCCTGAACGAGATCCACCAGGAGAAGATGGGCGTCTACTATCTCGGCTGGATGGATTCGGGCATCAAGTTCCACCTCTACATGACCGAAGAGCCTCAGCTGGACGCCGAGGGCAACCTCGACATTTCGGGCGAGAAGCTGCGCGGCAACCCGATCTTCAACGCCTTCTTCACCGACTACCTGAAGGGCCAGGTACTCAACATTGCCTCCACCGAGCTTTACACCGCCCTCCAGCGCGGCACGATCTCGGCAACCGGGTGGACCTCCATCGGTCTGATGGACCTGTCGTGGGACGAGTATCTGCCATACCGCGTCGACCCCGGCTTCTTCTCCACCGACCTTGGGGTGATCGTGAACCTCGAAAGCTGGAACGCCCTTTCGGACGAATCGAAGAAAATCCTCCAGGACGTTGCCATCGAGCACGAGAAGTCGAGCATGGAAAAGCTCGTTCAGCTGGCCAAGGACGAGTTCGCCGAACTCGACAAGCGCGGCCAGAAGGTGATCACGCTGGAAGGCGAGGCGGGCGAGAACTACGTGAACGCTGCCCGCGAAACCACCTGGAACCGGATGCGCGAGCAGATGGAAGCCCAGGGCACGATGGACAATTACGAGCCGCTAATGGAGCACTTCAACAAGTGA
- a CDS encoding TRAP transporter small permease, whose translation MTHLVRAYDLLVVGLAVIAGAILPAFMLIIVYQVVWRNLGLQPSAHLFTFTEYGLLYLTMLGAPWLVRERGHVYIEVLTAYLPVRARNALSRIVSALCVVISGVLALKGLDITLTNFASAEMDVRSLYFPRWILIACIPLGFGLMAVEFARFVFGAELFHSGEAGIHE comes from the coding sequence GTGACGCACCTCGTTCGCGCGTACGACCTTCTGGTGGTGGGGTTGGCGGTGATCGCCGGCGCCATCCTGCCGGCCTTCATGCTGATCATCGTCTATCAGGTGGTGTGGCGTAATCTCGGCCTGCAGCCCTCGGCGCACCTCTTCACCTTCACCGAATATGGCCTGCTCTATCTGACGATGCTGGGCGCCCCCTGGCTCGTGCGCGAGCGCGGCCACGTCTACATCGAAGTGCTGACAGCCTATCTGCCGGTGCGCGCCCGCAACGCCCTGTCGCGGATCGTCTCGGCGCTCTGCGTCGTCATCTCAGGCGTTCTGGCGCTCAAGGGGCTCGACATCACGCTCACCAATTTCGCGTCGGCCGAGATGGACGTGCGCTCGCTCTATTTCCCCCGCTGGATCCTGATTGCGTGCATTCCCCTGGGGTTCGGGCTGATGGCGGTGGAGTTCGCCAGGTTCGTGTTCGGCGCTGAACTTTTCCATTCCGGCGAAGCCGGCATTCACGAATGA
- a CDS encoding TRAP transporter large permease, with protein MEWYQALALLLGMVFTLMMLGMPVALAFLGANLVGAFIFMGGERGIGQLINNGFGAMTNFALVPIPLFLLMGELFFHTGLATRVFNGVDRLLGKLPARLSYVTVGGGTAFATLSGSSMGSTALLGSLMLPEMMKRGYSKVMAIGPILGTGGLAIIIPPSALAVLLATFARIDVGSLLLAGVIPGIILAGFYAALIYTLARINPDSAPAYEVVAMPWGDRIKLFISELMPMVAVVVLVITVMVTGWATPTEAAAFGCFGVVVLAAIYRCLTVSAFVTACRGALKVTLMSFLIIFGSSTFSQLLAFSGASSGFIGWATSMEAGPYTMLLIMFMILLILGMFMDQLSMLLLTVPIFFPLAAQLGFDPIWFGLIVLLALEISFTTPPFGLLLFVMKGVAPPGTTMREIYIAGFPFIACILLLVLLLVAFPGIALFLPNLGH; from the coding sequence ATGGAATGGTACCAGGCGTTGGCCCTGCTTCTGGGCATGGTCTTCACGTTGATGATGCTGGGGATGCCGGTGGCGCTGGCCTTCCTTGGCGCCAACCTGGTCGGCGCCTTCATCTTCATGGGCGGCGAGCGGGGGATCGGCCAGCTCATCAACAACGGTTTTGGCGCGATGACCAACTTCGCGCTGGTGCCGATCCCGCTGTTCTTGCTGATGGGCGAGCTCTTCTTCCACACGGGTCTTGCAACCCGTGTCTTCAACGGGGTCGACCGGCTGCTGGGCAAGCTCCCGGCGCGGCTGTCCTATGTCACCGTCGGCGGCGGCACGGCGTTCGCCACGCTGTCGGGCTCCTCCATGGGGTCAACCGCGCTGCTCGGTTCGCTGATGCTGCCGGAGATGATGAAGCGCGGCTATTCCAAGGTGATGGCGATCGGCCCCATTCTGGGCACCGGCGGCCTTGCCATCATCATCCCGCCGTCGGCGCTCGCCGTCCTTCTCGCCACGTTCGCGCGGATCGACGTCGGCTCGCTTCTTCTGGCGGGTGTGATCCCCGGCATTATCCTTGCCGGGTTCTACGCTGCGCTCATCTATACGCTCGCCCGGATCAACCCGGATTCAGCGCCCGCCTACGAGGTGGTCGCAATGCCGTGGGGGGACCGCATAAAGTTGTTCATCAGCGAGCTGATGCCGATGGTGGCAGTGGTCGTCCTCGTCATCACGGTGATGGTGACCGGGTGGGCAACGCCGACCGAGGCGGCGGCGTTCGGCTGCTTCGGCGTGGTCGTTCTGGCAGCCATCTACCGCTGCCTCACGGTCTCGGCGTTCGTCACCGCCTGCCGCGGCGCGCTGAAGGTGACGCTGATGAGCTTCCTCATCATCTTCGGCTCATCCACATTCTCGCAGCTTCTGGCCTTCTCCGGCGCGTCCTCCGGCTTCATCGGCTGGGCGACCTCCATGGAGGCGGGGCCGTACACGATGCTTCTCATCATGTTCATGATCCTCCTCATTCTCGGCATGTTCATGGACCAGCTTTCGATGCTGCTGCTCACCGTGCCAATCTTCTTTCCGCTGGCAGCGCAGCTGGGGTTCGATCCCATCTGGTTCGGCCTGATCGTGCTTCTGGCGCTGGAAATCTCGTTCACCACGCCGCCCTTCGGCCTCCTCCTCTTCGTGATGAAGGGGGTGGCGCCGCCCGGCACCACCATGCGTGAGATCTACATCGCCGGTTTCCCGTTCATCGCCTGCATCCTCCTTCTGGTGCTGCTGCTGGTCGCCTTCCCCGGGATTGCGCTGTTCCTGCCCAATCTCGGCCATTGA
- a CDS encoding 4-vinyl reductase, with product MRFHERLRHDEPNGAHYDGDIRYMMIRPDALMGIFARLDPAARQAAMEAFRDSIIERGGQSAATYVSADGIDRLLGVIEATAADLGWGRWHFERIGDGYGLTVRNSPFGAAAPFEGPACHAIVGMATIVGTMVLGAPATATETACVASGAAECRFVVEPEQA from the coding sequence ATGAGGTTCCATGAAAGACTGCGCCACGATGAGCCGAACGGGGCTCATTATGACGGCGACATCCGCTACATGATGATCCGCCCCGATGCGTTGATGGGCATCTTCGCGAGGCTCGACCCTGCCGCCCGTCAAGCGGCGATGGAGGCCTTTCGCGACTCCATCATCGAGCGCGGCGGGCAGTCGGCCGCCACCTATGTTTCGGCCGATGGCATCGATAGGCTGCTGGGCGTCATCGAAGCGACCGCGGCGGATCTTGGCTGGGGCCGCTGGCATTTCGAGCGCATCGGCGACGGTTACGGGCTGACGGTCCGCAACAGCCCCTTCGGCGCCGCAGCGCCATTCGAGGGACCGGCCTGCCACGCCATTGTCGGGATGGCGACAATTGTGGGCACCATGGTGCTCGGCGCTCCGGCCACGGCGACCGAAACGGCGTGCGTGGCGTCCGGGGCCGCAGAGTGCCGCTTTGTCGTGGAGCCAGAGCAGGCGTGA